The bacterium region AGCACGCCACGGACGCTCCCGGCGACGAGACCGCCGTGCGCCGCATCGACGCAGAGAAGGTCCGGTGCTAGCAGTTCGAGGCAGCGGCGCCAGTGCCGCTCCCCCCGGCGCAGGTTCAGCGGCGCCAGGACCGCCCCCCGGCGCAGGGCGGCGAAGACGAGGGCGGCCTGATCCGCGGAATTGGCCGCGAGGACGGCGATCCGGGCGCCGGCGCCGATGCCGGCCCGCCGCAGATCTTCGCCGCGGCGGCCGACCGCATCGTCGTATTCCCGCCAGGTCCAGGTTCGCGCGTCGCTGCGCAAGGCGATGCTCCCTGGCCGTTCGCGCGCGGCGGTACGCACGGGACAGATCATCGTGCCGGCCTCAACCATCGCGGCCGCCGCCGAGCCGGGTCCCGGTCTCCAGGCAGGGACTGCCACGATTCAGGCGCACGCCGAGCCCCGGTTCCGCCGGCACCGACATCACGCCCCGGCGAGTGGGCGGATCATCGACGAGCAGCGTGTCCGCGAGCAGACGGAGCGTGTCGAGGCCGCAAGGCACCGGCGGTCCGCCGCCGGGATCGCGCGCGACGGCCGCCGCCAGATGCAGACAGGCCGCGACGCCGATGCCCGATTCCAGCGCCGTGGTGACCACCGTCTTCTTGCCCTGCCGCTGCGCGGCGAGGGCCAGCGCGACGGCCGGCGACGGCCCGCCGACGAGCGTCGGCTTGAGAACCACCGCCACGATGGCTTCGTGCCGGAGCAGGGCGTGCCACCGCTTCGGGTCGAACACCGTCTCGTCGAGCGCGAAGGCGAGGCCGCAGCGGCGGTGCACGTCGTCGAGCGCATCGGCATGCTGCGGGGCGAGGGGCTCCTCGACGAATTCGATACGCCGGGCCGGCAGCCCGGCGAGCGCCGTCAGCGCCTGCTGCGGATTCCACGCGCCGTTCGCGTCGAGGCGCAACCTGACCTGCGGCGGCAAGCCGTCGAGCAGCGCCTCGATCCGTCGACGGTCATCCTCGGGCGCGAGCGCGCCCACTTTCATCTTGACGATCCCGATACCCGGCTGGCAGGCGGCCTCGAGATCCCGGCGCGTCGCGCCGGCAGGCAGCACGGTGTTGTAGGCCACGGCGCCGGCGGCATCGTCTCCCAGCAGCCTGGCGAGCGGCCGTCGCGCCGCCTGGGCGGCCAGGTCGGCCAGCGCCGTGTCGAGCCCGCAGCGGGTCGACGCCGGGCATCCCCGAAGAGCCGGGAGACGGTCGAGAACCTCGCCCAGACAGGTGCGGTGATCGTCGAATTCGAGCTCGCGGAGCCCTGCGCAGAGCCGACTGGCCGCCGTCTCGGCGTCCGCCAGGCCCTCGGGCGAGAAGCCGGGCAACGGTGCGACATCCCCCAGACCGGTCCGGCCCTCGCTGTCCACGAGTTCGACGATGACGCCCTCGCGGCGCGAGAGGCTGCCCCGCGAGGTCGCGAAGACGTCCCGCAGGGGAATCGCGTAGCGGCGCAATCGCGCGGTGACGATCCTCACAGCAGCCAACCCGTCGAAAAGAGCAATCCGAAGAGCAACATCAGCCGTCCCGTCTCGGCGAGGGCGTCGTTGAGCGCCGGCCCGTCGGTCTCGCGCAGCACCTTGCGCGCGGTCGGCAGAGCCGCCGGCGCGACCATGAGCGTCAACGCGGCCCACGGCCGGCCCGTCGCGCCGGACGCGAACAGGAGCGGGAACAGCGCGGCGCCGACGACCAGCACGAGATACTGCGCCCGCGTGAAGGTGCGGCCGAGGCGCACGGCGAGTGTCCGCTTGCCCGTCCGGCGGTCGGACTCCATATCGCGCAGATTGTTGACCACCAGGACCGCCGTCGCCATCATCCCCGGCGGGACGGACAGCGCCAACACCGCGGCCGTGATGTCGAGGGTGATGACATAGTAGGTGCCGCCGACGGCGACCGGTCCGTAGAAGACCAGCACGAAGAGATCTCCGAGGCCGAGATAGCCCAGCGGCCGGGGGCCCGCCGTGTAGAGCACGCCGCAGAGAATGGAGGCCAGCCCGATCGCCACGACCGGCCAGCCGCCGCGAAACACCAGATACAGACCGACCAGGACGGCCAGCTTGAAGACGACGAAGATCGCGATCTTCATCTGCGTCGGCGTCACGAGGCCGGCCTGGGTCACCCGTAACGGCCCGATCCGGTCGGCGTCGTCCACGCCCTTGAGATGATCGCAGAGGTCGTTCGTGAAGTTCGTGCCGATCTGGATCAACAGGGCGCCGGCCAGGGCCGCCAGGCAGGGCCAGAGCGCGAAGGCGCCGGCCTCGTACGCGAGCGTCCCGCCGATCATCACCGGCAGGACGGCCGTCGGCAACGTCCTGGGCCGGGCGGCCAGTGACCAGATCGTCAATGTACCGGGTCGCGTCTCGCTGCTCATCGATCCTCACTGCGGCCGATGCCGGTCTAGGGGTGCCGCGCGAACTTCG contains the following coding sequences:
- a CDS encoding acyl--CoA ligase yields the protein MVEAGTMICPVRTAARERPGSIALRSDARTWTWREYDDAVGRRGEDLRRAGIGAGARIAVLAANSADQAALVFAALRRGAVLAPLNLRRGERHWRRCLELLAPDLLCVDAAHGGLVAGSVRGVL
- the menC gene encoding o-succinylbenzoate synthase → MRIVTARLRRYAIPLRDVFATSRGSLSRREGVIVELVDSEGRTGLGDVAPLPGFSPEGLADAETAASRLCAGLRELEFDDHRTCLGEVLDRLPALRGCPASTRCGLDTALADLAAQAARRPLARLLGDDAAGAVAYNTVLPAGATRRDLEAACQPGIGIVKMKVGALAPEDDRRRIEALLDGLPPQVRLRLDANGAWNPQQALTALAGLPARRIEFVEEPLAPQHADALDDVHRRCGLAFALDETVFDPKRWHALLRHEAIVAVVLKPTLVGGPSPAVALALAAQRQGKKTVVTTALESGIGVAACLHLAAAVARDPGGGPPVPCGLDTLRLLADTLLVDDPPTRRGVMSVPAEPGLGVRLNRGSPCLETGTRLGGGRDG
- a CDS encoding 1,4-dihydroxy-2-naphthoate polyprenyltransferase, yielding MSSETRPGTLTIWSLAARPRTLPTAVLPVMIGGTLAYEAGAFALWPCLAALAGALLIQIGTNFTNDLCDHLKGVDDADRIGPLRVTQAGLVTPTQMKIAIFVVFKLAVLVGLYLVFRGGWPVVAIGLASILCGVLYTAGPRPLGYLGLGDLFVLVFYGPVAVGGTYYVITLDITAAVLALSVPPGMMATAVLVVNNLRDMESDRRTGKRTLAVRLGRTFTRAQYLVLVVGAALFPLLFASGATGRPWAALTLMVAPAALPTARKVLRETDGPALNDALAETGRLMLLFGLLFSTGWLL